Proteins encoded together in one Desulfobulbaceae bacterium DB1 window:
- a CDS encoding glutamate synthase → MVSIQSIPSTPSSLTTGDLPWVIEHREDRCTLCGRCTAVCPVNAIKLTYMRQRMPKLVLTSSERGSSYRTFVGIRQRTEVANRCIGCGTCAMVCPNSAIKPLPNSMTDRYRFQNTQGGEPVKRGGRRNDPNPGLLDQLIFTRISMLTDPALDAGRHEFYLNTLLGRVLPPEEYVRRKLAGEWIPPVREIFPFIIGSMSFGALSPNMWLGLLQGVAYCNEVLGIPVVMATGEGGCPPWVLKSPFLKYIILQIASGYFGWDEIIRAIPDMQCDPAAIEIKYGQGAKPGDGGLLMWFKVSKLIARLRGVPEGVDLPSPPVHQTLYSIEESVMKMIQTMSMAWNFRVPVYPKISGSNSAKSVLNNLVRNPYAAGLLIDGIDGGTGAAYNVSMDHMGHPIASNVRDCYLDLCAQGKQNEIPIFAAGGVGKTGNVTQNGMGLIMLGASGVHMGKFIMQSAAGCLGSEQNRCNVCNIGLCPKGITSQNPKLYRRLDPDQVAQRVVDTFMSIRTEMKKIMAPLGRSQSLPIGMSDALGISDEAAAKRLKITYIC, encoded by the coding sequence ATGGTCTCAATTCAGTCAATTCCCTCTACCCCAAGCAGCTTAACCACCGGGGATCTGCCCTGGGTCATTGAGCACAGGGAAGACAGATGCACCCTCTGCGGCCGCTGTACCGCGGTTTGTCCGGTTAATGCCATCAAGTTGACCTACATGCGGCAGCGCATGCCGAAGCTCGTCCTGACTTCCAGCGAGCGCGGCAGCTCCTACCGCACTTTTGTCGGTATCCGCCAGCGGACCGAGGTGGCAAACCGTTGTATCGGCTGCGGCACCTGCGCCATGGTCTGCCCGAATTCGGCCATCAAACCGTTGCCGAACAGCATGACCGACCGCTACCGTTTTCAGAACACCCAGGGCGGCGAACCGGTCAAGCGCGGCGGGCGGCGCAACGACCCCAATCCCGGCCTGCTCGACCAGCTTATTTTCACCCGCATTTCCATGCTCACCGATCCGGCCCTGGATGCCGGCCGCCATGAGTTTTATCTCAACACCCTGCTCGGCCGGGTGCTGCCGCCCGAGGAATATGTGCGCCGGAAACTGGCCGGCGAGTGGATTCCGCCGGTGCGGGAGATCTTCCCCTTTATCATCGGTTCCATGAGCTTCGGCGCCCTGTCGCCCAATATGTGGCTCGGCCTGCTGCAGGGTGTCGCCTACTGCAACGAGGTGCTCGGCATCCCGGTGGTCATGGCCACCGGCGAGGGCGGCTGCCCTCCCTGGGTGCTGAAGAGCCCATTCCTCAAATATATCATTCTGCAGATCGCCTCCGGGTATTTCGGCTGGGATGAGATCATCCGCGCCATTCCCGACATGCAGTGCGACCCGGCCGCCATTGAGATCAAGTACGGCCAGGGGGCAAAACCGGGTGACGGCGGCCTGCTGATGTGGTTCAAGGTGAGCAAGCTCATCGCCCGCCTGCGCGGCGTGCCGGAAGGGGTTGACCTGCCTTCGCCGCCGGTGCATCAGACCCTTTACTCCATTGAGGAATCGGTGATGAAGATGATCCAGACCATGTCCATGGCCTGGAATTTCCGGGTACCGGTTTATCCGAAGATATCGGGTTCCAATTCGGCAAAATCGGTGCTGAACAACCTGGTGCGCAACCCGTATGCCGCGGGCCTGCTGATCGACGGCATCGACGGCGGCACCGGCGCGGCCTACAATGTCAGCATGGATCACATGGGGCACCCCATTGCCTCCAATGTGCGGGACTGTTATCTCGACCTGTGCGCCCAGGGCAAGCAGAACGAGATCCCGATTTTTGCCGCGGGCGGCGTCGGCAAGACCGGCAACGTCACCCAGAACGGCATGGGCCTCATCATGCTCGGCGCCAGCGGCGTGCACATGGGCAAATTCATCATGCAGTCAGCGGCGGGTTGCCTCGGCAGCGAGCAGAACCGCTGCAACGTCTGCAACATCGGACTTTGCCCCAAGGGCATCACCAGCCAGAATCCGAAGCTCTACCGTCGGCTTGACCCGGATCAGGTGGCCCAGCGCGTGGTCGATACCTTCATGTCGATCCGCACCGAGATGAAAAAGATCATGGCACCGCTCGGCCGCTCGCAGAGCCTGCCCATCGGCATGTCCGACGCCCTCGGCATCAGTGACGAGGCGGCGGCGAAAAGATTGAAGATTACTTATATCTGTTAA
- a CDS encoding glutamate synthase yields MCRLALKTASEPFSPFTVLQAMEAMQEGYDGSGLGLLLRGLQFTDYSYRKGDPVLSGIAHTESALHRLNVFMQDRGFALKYDHEFEADLSKVESKDRFKYLLRVYKNPTAWETLSEEQLEHEMMMVRLALRKDGEDNGGDLTIFSFWPDVAMIKEVGWPLGVGQALGLDSHRIKSRICMAQGRQNTNWGINLYACHPFFIQGIATMTNGENTAFIPIKDWLTGKGFPGYMGYQSDSEVFAHILHYVTKQLKLPLEAYKHIITPLKTEEMLVHPQGDFLRGLRDACRRLIIDGPNAVIGSLPDETCLLVMDAKKMRPATIGGKPGEWAIASEMCGVDAMIPDRDQSLDFQPMRQHTIIVPPDRQEFKIWSQFSQFPLPQAA; encoded by the coding sequence ATGTGCCGGTTAGCGTTAAAAACCGCCAGTGAGCCGTTTTCTCCCTTTACCGTGCTTCAGGCCATGGAGGCCATGCAGGAAGGATATGACGGCAGCGGTTTGGGGCTCCTGTTGCGGGGGCTGCAATTTACTGATTACAGCTACAGGAAGGGCGATCCGGTTCTTTCCGGCATCGCGCACACGGAGAGCGCCCTGCACCGTCTTAATGTCTTCATGCAGGACCGCGGTTTCGCGCTCAAGTATGATCATGAGTTCGAGGCGGACCTCAGCAAGGTTGAATCAAAGGACAGATTCAAATATCTCCTGCGGGTGTACAAGAATCCGACGGCCTGGGAAACCTTGAGCGAGGAGCAGCTTGAGCACGAGATGATGATGGTCCGGCTGGCGCTGCGCAAGGACGGCGAGGACAACGGCGGCGATCTCACGATTTTTTCCTTCTGGCCGGATGTGGCCATGATCAAGGAAGTCGGCTGGCCGCTGGGCGTCGGCCAGGCTCTGGGACTGGACAGCCACCGCATCAAGTCGCGGATCTGCATGGCCCAGGGTCGGCAGAACACCAACTGGGGCATCAATCTCTACGCCTGCCATCCCTTTTTTATCCAGGGCATCGCCACCATGACCAATGGTGAGAACACGGCCTTTATCCCCATCAAGGACTGGTTGACCGGCAAGGGTTTCCCCGGCTATATGGGGTATCAGTCGGACAGCGAGGTGTTTGCCCATATCCTCCATTATGTGACCAAGCAGCTGAAGTTGCCGCTTGAGGCATATAAGCATATCATTACCCCGCTTAAAACCGAAGAGATGCTGGTTCATCCCCAGGGCGATTTTCTGCGCGGACTGCGCGACGCCTGCCGGCGGCTCATCATCGACGGCCCCAACGCGGTGATCGGCTCCCTGCCGGATGAAACCTGCCTGCTGGTGATGGATGCCAAGAAGATGCGTCCGGCCACCATCGGCGGCAAGCCCGGCGAATGGGCCATTGCCTCGGAGATGTGCGGCGTTGACGCCATGATTCCCGACCGCGATCAATCCCTTGATTTTCAACCCATGCGGCAACATACGATTATTGTTCCTCCAGATCGACAGGAGTTTAAGATATGGTCTCAATTCAGTCAATTCCCTCTACCCCAAGCAGCTTAA
- a CDS encoding CoB--CoM heterodisulfide reductase — MLYSTLEGLKRFKIPHNFEVVSIISLYAQWIREGRLKVDSSWNTEGLKFTVQDPCKLVRQGLGDPVADDLRFVVKQVCGEENFVDVWPNKSNNYCCGGGGGAIQAGFTDNRRKHGRMKFEQLHATDADVVITPCHNCHTQVKDLAAHYGGKWQTTHLWNWIVKALVR, encoded by the coding sequence ATGCTTTACTCAACCCTGGAAGGGTTGAAACGATTCAAAATTCCCCACAACTTCGAAGTCGTCAGCATCATCAGTCTCTATGCCCAGTGGATCCGGGAAGGCCGTCTCAAGGTTGACTCCTCCTGGAACACCGAAGGCCTGAAATTCACCGTGCAGGATCCGTGCAAACTGGTGCGCCAGGGACTTGGCGATCCGGTGGCCGATGATCTGCGCTTTGTCGTCAAGCAGGTCTGCGGCGAGGAAAACTTCGTCGATGTCTGGCCCAACAAGTCCAACAATTACTGCTGCGGCGGCGGCGGCGGTGCCATCCAGGCCGGTTTCACCGACAACCGGCGCAAGCACGGCAGAATGAAATTCGAGCAACTCCATGCCACCGACGCGGACGTGGTCATTACCCCATGCCACAACTGCCACACCCAGGTAAAAGACCTGGCGGCCCATTACGGCGGCAAATGGCAGACCACCCATCTGTGGAACTGGATTGTCAAGGCGCTGGTGAGATAA